The DNA window ATTGACTCCGATTTTGCCGTGCTGAACGAACGGATCGCCCGCCATTATGGGATCGCGGACGTCAAAGGCCACGAGCATTTCCGCGTGACACCCCTGCCCGAGGATAGCATCCGCGGCGGCGTGCTGACGCAGGCCAGCCTGCTGAAAGTGACGGCCAACGGCACGAATTCTTCCCCCGTGATTCGGGGCGTATGGGTGCTGGATCATCTGCTGGGTCAGCCGGCTCCGCCTCCGCCGCCGGGCATTCCCGCCGTGGAGCCCGACATCCGCGGCGCCCAGACCATCCGTGAACAGCTGGACAAGCATCGCTCGTTGGAATCGTGCGCCCGCTGCCATGTGCGGATCGACCCGCCTGGTTTTGCCCTGGAATGTTTTGACCCGATCGGATCCGAACGCACCCATTACCGTTCGCTGGGCGCCGGCGAAGCGGTGCGGCACAAGTCGTACAAGATCGGCCTGCCGGTCGAACTCGACGGCGTGACGGCCGATGGCAAGCCGTTCAAGGACTTTCGTGAGTTCCGCGCCCTGCTGCTGCAGGAGCGGGAGCAGGTCGCCAGTGCGATCGCCGAGAAACTGCTCGTTTATGGAACCGGCCGGCCGCTGCACGCAGGCGACAAAGCAGCCATCGATGCCGTCGTCGCCGCCGCCGCCAAAGAGGACCTGGGCCTGCGATCCATGGTGCATGCCGTGGTCGATAGCGAACTGTTTTTGACCCCGTAATTTTGAGCGCCCGTTTTGCCAGGCGATCAGGCGGCCCCACGCTGCCGGGACCGCCCCCCATTTGCCGTCCTGCGTTTCCCGCCCGGCGGTCAAGTCTGAGTCGATATCTCCGTCTGCCTTGCATGACGGGTTTCACCATACGCGAAAGAAAATACGATGCCACGCTGCCAACTTGACCGACGCATGTTTCTTCGCGGCGCTGGAGTCGCCCTGGGACTGCCGCTGCTGAATGCGATGGGGCCGTCTCCCCTGGCCCGGGCCGCTAAAGCGGGCGAGGAGCCGACCGACATTCGCCGGATGCTGGCGATTTGCGCCCCGCTGGGAATCCACACGCCGTTTCTCTTCCCGCAGACCGCCGGCAAGGACTATGAGGTCACGCCCTACCTGGAGCCGCTGCAGCCGATGCGGGAGCAGGTGACCGTGATCTCGGGCATCATGCATCCCGATGTCGACGGCGGCCACGCGGCCGAGCAGAGCTTTCTGACAGGCGCTTCGCATCCGGGCCAGCCCAGCTTCCAGAATACGATCTCGGTCGACCAGTACGCTGCGGAGCGGATGGGGCATTTGACCCGCGTTTCCTCGCTGGCGTTGTCGGCCAACAATTCGGGCCTGTCGTACTCCCGTTCCGGCGTACGGGTGCCGCCGGAAACGCGTCCTTCCCAGGTGTTCGCGAGGCTGTTCCTGGAAGGGAAACCGGAAGAAAAGCTCAGCCAGATTCGCCGCATCCAGGACGGCCAGAGCATCATGGATCTGGTGGCGGACCAGACCCGGCAGGTCGCTCGGGCCGTCGGCAAGGAAGATAACCAGACCCTGCAGCAATACTTCAGCAGCGTGCGGGAACTGGAACAGCGACTGGTCAAAGCCGAAGAATGGGCCCAGCTGCCCAAGCCGCAAGTGGACCGCAAGCCGATGGCGGATATCGACGATCGCGCTGACTTCACCGGTCGCATGCGGATGTTCTACGATCTGATGTTCCTGGCGCTGCAAACCGACTCGACCCGGCTGATCACCTTCTGTGGGGCCGGCGGCAACGAAGTCGTTTCCCTGGAGGGCGTTGACGACGGCTGGCACAACCTGAGCCACCACGGCAAGGATGAAACCAAGATCGAAAAGCTTGCCATTATCGAGAAAGAAGAGATGCGGCTGTTCGCCGAATTTCTCGGCAAGCTGCAGGCTTCGCGCGAAGGGGAGCACACCCTGCTCGACCAGACGGCGATCGTGCTGGGTTCCAACCTGGGGAACGCGTCGGCCCATAACAACTCCAACCTGCCAATTGTTGTCGCCGGCGGTCGCCTGACACATGGCCAGCACCTGGCATTCGATCCCAATTCGCCGCCGCCGCTGTGCAACCTGTTCGTCTCTTTCCTGCAGCATCTGAAGCTGGAGCAGGATACGTTTTCCACCGGCCGGAGCACGCTCACCGGCGTGGCTCCCACCGCCTGATCCGCGGGAATTTGACCGACAATCGGTCAACGCCTGTCTGGCAGGATTCAAAAAAACGGCCCTCCCGCGCAGCTTGGTGCGTGACGGGCCGTTTTTTCTTTGGTAGGATCGCGAAGATGGAGGAGGTCGTGTTTTGCCGGTCCCTGGCCAGGGACGGAGCACTGACCAGCAGGGCGTTTTTGAATAATCCAAGGGGCTTTTTATGTGTCGTTTTTCCGGCCGGTTTCTACTCGGCGTGGCGACGTTATTTCTGGCGGGGCTTTCGCCAGCCTGGGGACAATCGTTACGGGACAGCAGCGTTCTGCAGTACGTTCCCGCCGACGTCGATCTGTTGCTCTCGTTCGCCCATAACCGCGAGCAGGTCGAAAAGGTCGCTGGCAGCAGGGCGGTCGCCAAGATTGTCGAGCTGTTCCTCCAGGCGCAAAGTATTGATCGTGAGCCCCCTATGCCCGACGAAGTCCGTCAGCTGCGCCCCGCTCCTGCCGGCCCGAACGTTCTGGTCGGCTTGGTCGCCGAAGATGCTCCTGCAGAAGCCAGCGACCCGGCCGAGCCGAGCGAACTGCCTGCAGACGAAGAGCCGCCGATCGAGATCAAGCCGGCCAATCCGCTGGACGAAATCCAGGATGGCATCGAGAAAGCCCGCGACCTGCTGGAGAACGCCGACACCCGGGAAATCGCCGAAGTGGTGATGGACATGCTGGGCGACGAGGTCTTTTTCTACACCCAGGGGTACGATGAACTGCTGGCGATGCAGCAGGAAGTTTATGGCAAAATCGGCAAGGAAATGATGCGATACGCCAAGGAACATCCGGACGAAGATCTTGACGCCGAAGCCTGGATGAAGCAGCTGGATTTTGACCGCATCCTTTCTCCCGAACGGGTCGCTGCGACCCAGACGCCCACCATGGTGCTGGGCTTCAAGCTCCGCCATCCGGAGCAGATGCAGCCGCAGCTGGACCGTCTGGAACCGATGATCAAAAGTCTGCTGGAAGAGAAGCCGGAACTTCTGGAAGGGTATACCCGCCAGCAGGTCGCAGGGCAGGACTTTTTGACGCTGACCCTCCGCGGCGAAATGCTGGTCAAACTGGTGAAAGAGAATGAAAACCTGGACCCGGACGCCTTGAAACGCCTGGAGCCTTACCTGCCGCAGATTCAAGAGAAGCAGGTCGTCATCGCGCTGGGCGTGCTGGGCGACTATTTCCTGGTCACGGCCGGCAAGGACCTGAGCCACCTGGAAAACTGGGGGAAAGGCGACCTGCTGCTGGATCGTGCGGAACTGGCCGAGCTCCGCAAGGTGCAGGAGAAAACGGTCGTTTCGATCAGTTACAGCTCGTCCGACCTGGGGAATGCCGGCACCGGCAAGTTCACCATGTTCGATTACTATCGCGGACTGGCGACTTACGGCCTGCGTAGCAAGGAGTTCAACCTGGGCGCTTCGGTGCAGCAGCGACTGGGAGTCGAAGTGGACGAGTTCTTCCGCGATATGCAAAACCTGTTCCCCGCTGGCGGCGCCGCTCTGCGGTTCGTGGTGTGGGACGAAGACGGATATCAGGGGTATCTGCAGAACTGGGCGGAGAACCTCATGCTTGATGGGTCGCAGCCGCTTTCGATCGTCAATCACCTGGGCGGGGATCCGCTGGCCGCTTTTGCCAGCCGCAGCCAGTACCATCCCGAGTATTACGACATTCTCGCCAAATGGTCGGCCCGCGCCGTGATGTACTGGGAAGAACTGGGCGTGCCCCAGTTGCCGGAAGACGGCCAGCAGGGATACACCGCCGGGATGGCGTTCCTGCGGCCGTTCATCTTGAAGTTTCACGAAATTACCCACGACAAGTTGATCCCCTCGCAGCGCGACAGCCAGGTCGCCCTGGTGATCGACGATCACCTGAAGCTCGAGAAAATCGCCAGCAGCGCGCCGGCCCTGGACAAACCGCTGGCCGTTTCCAGCCCTGCCATCGTGATGGGCGTCAGCGACGCCGAACTGTTCCAGGAAGCGATCAACGATTACCGAGAACTGATCAACATGGGCGCTTTTGCGGCCCAGCTGGCCATGGGAGACAAAGGTCCCAAATGGGGAATCCCCAAGCCGGAAAACGAAACCACGCCGCACGGCGAACTGTACTTTTACCAGTTCCCCATCATGGCCGAAGCCGGCATGGATGACCGCCTGATGATCGTCATGGGGATCAACGCCGACACCACCGTCTTGACGATCCACAAGGAACTGGCCGCACGGATCCTGCAGAGCACGCCGCCCAGCGGAGCGCAACTCAAGGCGTCCGTCACGGAAAACACCGCTGGCGTCGCCTGGTTTGAGTTCCCCCGTCTGGTCAACATCTGGCAGGGCTGGGCCGAATAC is part of the Lignipirellula cremea genome and encodes:
- a CDS encoding DUF1552 domain-containing protein; this translates as MPRCQLDRRMFLRGAGVALGLPLLNAMGPSPLARAAKAGEEPTDIRRMLAICAPLGIHTPFLFPQTAGKDYEVTPYLEPLQPMREQVTVISGIMHPDVDGGHAAEQSFLTGASHPGQPSFQNTISVDQYAAERMGHLTRVSSLALSANNSGLSYSRSGVRVPPETRPSQVFARLFLEGKPEEKLSQIRRIQDGQSIMDLVADQTRQVARAVGKEDNQTLQQYFSSVRELEQRLVKAEEWAQLPKPQVDRKPMADIDDRADFTGRMRMFYDLMFLALQTDSTRLITFCGAGGNEVVSLEGVDDGWHNLSHHGKDETKIEKLAIIEKEEMRLFAEFLGKLQASREGEHTLLDQTAIVLGSNLGNASAHNNSNLPIVVAGGRLTHGQHLAFDPNSPPPLCNLFVSFLQHLKLEQDTFSTGRSTLTGVAPTA